A window of the Brassica napus cultivar Da-Ae chromosome A2, Da-Ae, whole genome shotgun sequence genome harbors these coding sequences:
- the LOC106362028 gene encoding monocopper oxidase-like protein SKU5, which yields MDLFKILLLMFLVNFSFCFAADPYAFYNFEVSYITASPLGVPQQVIAINGKFPGPTINVTTNENLVVNVRNKLDEGLLLHWSGIQQRRVSWQDGLAGTNCPIPPKWNWTYEFQVKDQIGSFFYFPSLHFQRASGGFGSFIVNPRSVIPVPFSTPEGDITIAIGDWYTRNHTALRKALDDGKDLGMPDGVLINGKGPYQYNKTLVPDGIDYETITVHPGKTYRLRVSNVGISTSLNFRIQGHNLVLAESEGSYTVQQNYTSLDIHVGQSYSFLVTMDQNASSDYYIVASARIVNETIWRRVTGVGILHYTNSKGKAKGHLPPGPQDEFDKTFSMNQARSIRWNVSASGARPNPQGSFKYGSINVTDVYVLRNMPPVKINGKRRTTLSGVSFVNPSTPIRLADKHKVKGVYKLDFPKRPLTGPPRMETSIINGTYRGFMEVILQNNDTKMQSYHMSGYAFFAVGMDYGEWTENSRGTYNKWDGIARSTIQVYPGAWSAILISLDNPGAWNLRTENLDSWYLGQETYVRVVNPDENNKTEFGAPANVLYCGALQKLQKPQKISSSATRSIGFTSLSMVVMALVMIMVLY from the exons ATGGATTTGTTCAAGATCCTGCTTCTTATGTTCTTGGTGAACTTTAGTTTCTGCTTCGCTGCAGATCCATACGCTTTCTACAACTTCGAAGTCTCCTACATTACCGCTTCTCCACTTGGTGTTCCTCAAcag GTAATTGCTATAAATGGAAAGTTCCCTGGTCCTACAATCAATGTCACGACCAATGAGAACTTGGTCGTGAATGTGAGAAACAAATTAGACGAGGGACTTCTTCTCCACTG GTCTGGAATCCAACAGAGACGTGTTTCTTGGCAAGACGGACTTGCAGGAACTAACTGTCCAATCCCACCAAAGTGGAACTGGACTTATGAGTTTCAAGTTAAGGACCAGATTGGTAGCTTCTTCTACTTCCCATCTCTCCATTTCCAAAGAGCTTCTGGTGGGTTTGGCTCCTTCATTGTCAATCCTAGATCAGTTATTCCAGTCCCTTTCTCTACTCCAGAAGGTGATATCACTATTGCCATTGGTGATTGGTACACAAGGAACCACACG GCTTTGAGGAAGGCTTTAGATGATGGTAAAGATCTTGGAATGCCTGATGGAGTTCTTATTAACGGAAAAGGACCTTACCAGTACAATAAGACTCTTGTTCCTGATGGAATCGATTACGAAACCATCACAGTCCATCCTG GAAAGACTTATAGACTTCGAGTGTCGAATGTGGGAATCTCCACGAGTTTGAACTTTAGGATCCAAGGCCACAACTTGGTTCTTGCTGAATCCGAAGGATCCTACACAGTTCAACAAAACTACACCAGCTTGGACATTCATGTTGGACAGTCTTACTCCTTCTTGGTTACTATGGACCAAAACGCAAGCTCTGATTACTACATCGTCGCCAGTGCTCGGATTGTTAATGAAACCATATGGAGAAGAGTCACTGGAGTTGGAATCTTGCACTATACCAACTCTAAAGGAAAGGCAAAAGGTCACTTGCCCCCTGGACCACAAGACGAATTCGACAAAACATTCTCCATGAATCAAGCAAGATCCATCAG ATGGAATGTATCAGCAAGTGGAGCACGTCCTAACCCGCAAGGCTCGTTTAAATACGGTTCCATCAATGTAACCGATGTCTATGTTCTGAGGAACATGCCGCCTGTGAAGATCAATGGCAAAAGAAGGACAACACTTAGTGGGGTATCGTTTGTGAATCCTTCTACGCCTATAAGACTAGCTGATAAGCATAAGGTCAAAGGAGTTTATAAGCTTGATTTCCCTAAGAGACCTTTAACCGGACCACCTAGGATGGAGACTTCGATCATCAATGGCACTTACCGCGGTTTCATGGAAGTCATTCTTCAGAACAATGACACTAAGATGCAAAGCTATCACATGAGTGGCTACGCCTTTTTCGCCGTCGG AATGGACTACGGAGAGTGGACAGAGAACAGTAGAGGAACTTACAACAAATGGGATGGTATTGCACGCTCAACTATTCAGGTGTATCCAGGGGCATGGTCAGCGATCTTGATATCTTTGGACAACCCTGGAGCTTGGAATCTAAGAACAGAGAATCTTGATTCTTGGTATCTCGGACAAGAAACGTATGTTAGAGTTGTTAACCCTGACGAAAACAACAAAACCGAGTTCGGGGCCCCTGCTAATGTCCTTTACTGTGGTGCTCTACAGAAATTACAAAA GCCACAGAAGATATCATCATCAGCCACTAGGAGCATTGGATTCACGAGTCTTTCAATGGTGGTAATGGCTTTGGTGATGATTATGGTTCTGTATTGA
- the LOC106362025 gene encoding hsp70-Hsp90 organizing protein 3: MAEEAKSKGNAAFSSGDYAAAITHFTEAINLSPTNHVLYSNRSAAYASLHRYAEALSDAQKTVELKPDWAKGYSRLGAAYMGLSQYKEAADAYRKGLEVDPSNETLKSGLADASRPRGPSSNPFVEAFQGEEMWAKLTADPGTRVYLQQPDFVKTMQEIQKNPNNLNLYMKDKRVMQALGVLLNVKFAGSKGEDTEMNEAEPAKKVEPEPEPEPEPMELTEEEREKKERKEEAKKEKEQGNAAYKKKEFEKAIEHYSKAMELDDEDISYLTNRAAVYLEMGKYEECIQDCDKAVERGRELRFDFKMIAKALTRKGSALVKMAKCSKDFEPAIETFQKALTEHRNPDTLKKLNDAEKAKKELEQQEYFDPKIAEEERDKGNGFFKEQKYPEAVRHYSEAIKRNPKDVRAYSNRAACYTKLGALPEGLKDAEKCIELDSSFTKGYTRKGAIQFFMKEYDKAMETYQEGLNHDPKNQELLDGVRRCVEQINKANRGDLTPEELKERQAKAMQDPEVQNILSDPVMRQVLVDFQENPKAAQEHMKNPMVMNKIQKLVSAGIVQVR; this comes from the exons ATGGCGGAAGAAGCAAAATCAAAAGGAAACGCCGCCTTCTCCTCCGGCGATTACGCCGCCGCAATCACACACTTCACCGAAGCAATCAACCTGTCCCCAACCAACCACGTCCTCTACTCGAACCGATCCGCCGCCTACGCATCCCTCCACCGCTACGCCGAAGCACTATCCGACGCCCAGAAAACCGTAGAGCTCAAACCGGACTGGGCCAAAGGGTACAGCCGATTAGGCGCGGCGTACATGGGCCTTTCTCAGTACAAAGAAGCAGCCGATGCGTATAGGAAAGGCTTAGAGGTTGATCCGAGCAACGAGACGTTGAAGTCGGGGCTAGCCGACGCGTCAAGACCCCGCGGGCCATCGTCGAATCCGTTCGTTGAGGCGTTCCAAGGGGAGGAGATGTGGGCCAAGCTGACGGCGGATCCGGGGACTAGGGTTTATTTGCAGCAGCCTGATTTCGTGAAGACGATGCAGGAGATTCAGAAGAACCCTAACAATCTTAATTTGTACATGAAGGATAAGAGAGTGATGCAGGCGTTGGGTGTTTTGTTGAATGTTAAGTTTGCCGGGTCTAAGGGAGAAGACACGGAGATGAATGAGGCTGAGCCGGCGAAGAAGGTTGAACCGGAGCCTGAGCCGGAGCCTGAGCCTATGGAGTTGACGGAGGAGGAGAGggagaagaaagagaggaagGAGGAGGCGAAGAAGGAGAAAGAGCAAGGAAACGCTGCCTACAAGAAGAAGGAGTTTGAGAAGGCCATTGAGCATTATAGTAAGGCGATGGAGCTTGATGATGAAGACATATCATATCTCACGAACCGTGCTGCTGTTTATCTTGAGATGGGAAAG TATGAGGAGTGCATTCAAGACTGTGACAAGGCTGTTGAGAGAGGCAGAGAGCTTCGTTTCGACTTCAAGATGATAGCAAAAGCTTTGACTAGGAAAGGGTCTGCGCTGGTGAAGATGGCGAAATGCTCAAAGGACTTTGAACCTGCGATCGAGACTTTTCAAAAAGCGCTTACAGAACATCGTAATCCTGATACGTTGAAGAAACTAAACGATGCTGAGAAAGCTAAGAAAGAGCTGGAGCAACAGGAGTACTTTGATCCTAAGATAGCCGAGGAGGAGCGTGACAAAG GTAATGGATTCTTTAAAGAGCAAAAGTATCCAGAGGCAGTGAGGCACTATTCAGAAGCAATCAAAAGAAACCCAAAGGACGTGAGG GCTTACAGCAATAGAGCTGCTTGTTACACCAAGCTAGGAGCTTTACCAGAGGGATTGAAAGATGCTGAGAAATGcattgagcttgactctagcttCACCAAAGGATACACTCGGAAAGGAGCTATTCAGTTTTTCATGAAGGAGTACGACAAAGCCATGGAGACGTATCAAGAAGGGCTGAACCATGATCCTAAGAACCAGGAGTTGCTCGATGGTGTTAGAAG ATGTGTGGAGCAGATCAACAAAGCGAACCGCGGTGACCTGACACCAGAAGAATTGAAAGAGAGACAAGCAAAGGCGATGCAAGATCCAGAAGTTCAGAACATATTGTCTGATCCGGTGATGAGACAG GTACTGGTTGATTTCCAAGAGAATCCAAAAGCTGCACAAGAGCATATGAAGAACCCAATGGTGATGAACAAGATACAGAAGCTGGTTAGTGCTGGTATTGTTCAGGTTCGGTAG
- the LOC106360335 gene encoding auxin-responsive protein SAUR36-like encodes MERVIGFKIGHRFVKIFKWTRCRRTQTNKRQCRTRITNPITGIRSLARCLSRGAKRLCGGEKISGNSKIRLGKDPNASLSMNVVPKRHLVVHVGESDGDTRRVVVPLIYFNHPLFGELLEQAELVDGFDQPGRITITCRVSDFEKV; translated from the coding sequence ATGGAGAGAGTCATAGGTTTCAAAATCGGACACAGATTTGTCAAGATCTTCAAATGGACTCGATGCAGAAGAACTCAAACGAATAAACGTCAATGCAGGACCCGAATCACAAATCCGATCACCGGAATCCGCTCATTAGCACGGTGTCTAAGCCGTGGAGCCAAGAGATTATGCGGTGGCGAGAAGATTTCGGGTAATAGCAAGATCCGACTGGGTAAGGATCCGAACGCGTCTCTGTCGATGAATGTTGTTCCGAAGAGACATCTGGTGGTTCACGTCGGTGAATCAGACGGTGACACGCGGCGGGTTGTGGTGCCGTTGATCTACTTTAATCACCCATTGTTCGGAGAGTTGTTGGAACAAGCGGAGCTGGTTGATGGGTTCGATCAACCGGGTCGAATCACGATTACGTGTCGGGTTTCTGATTTTGAGAAAGTTTAA